The DNA window TTCGTGGCGCGCCCGGCATGATTCGAACATGCGACCTACTGATTCGTAGTCAGGCACTCTATCCAACTGAGCTACGGGCGCGTCGAGAAGTCGGTTACTATGGACAAGAGGCTTCATCGTCAAGCAGTTTTTTCCCGAATTTCATTTTTTTTCTTTCCCCCCTCCCAGGCATGCGTTCCAAATGTCATTTTCCCGCCGCCGCCTTGACAAGGCCGGGGGAGTGCCCAACTTGAATGCTTTATTCACGCGCCATCAATGAGCGCACCCCATAAGGAAGAAATCATGCAGGAAATGCGCGGAACAACTATTCTGGCGGTCAAGGACGACAAGGGCGTGTCCGTGGCCGGCGACGGTCAGGTCACGCTTGGGCAGGCCATCGCCATCAAGCACGGAGCCCGCAAGGTCCGACGTCTGTACCGTGACCGCATCGTATGCGGTTTTGCCGGGTCCACGGCCGACGCCTTCACGCTGTTCGAAAAATTTGAAGCAAAACTTGAAGAATTTGGTGGAAATCTGGTCCGTGCCAGTGTGGAGCTGGCCAAGGACTGGCGCAGCGACAAGTATTTGCGTCGTCTTGAGGCCATGCTGCTGGTGGCCGATGCCGAGAATATCCTCATGCTCAGCGGCACCGGGGATGTCATCGAACCTGACGACGGAGTGGCCGCCATCGGCTCCGGCGGGGCCTACGCCATGTCTGCGGCCCGCGCATTGCGCCGCCATACGGACCTTCCGGCCGAGGACATCGTGCGCAAGTCCATGGCCATCGCGGCCGAGATCTGCGTGTACACCAACGACCACATCATCTTTGAAACCGTGACCAGGAACTCCTGATGAATACATTGACCCCCCGTGAGATCGTGTCCGAGCTGGACAAATACATTGTCGGCCAGAACCAGGCCAAACGCATGGTCGCCATAGCCCTGCGCAACCGCTGGCGCCGCCGTCAGCTCGACCCCGAGCTGGCCGAGGAGATCGCGCCCAAGAACATCCTCATGATCGGCCCCACAGGCGTGGGCAAGACCGAAATCGCCAGGCGTCTGGCCCGGCTGGCCGGTTCCCCGTTCATCAAGGTCGAGGCCACCAAGTTCACCGAGGTCGGCTATGTGGGGCGCGATGTGGAATCCATCATCCGCGACCTGATGGAGATCGGCGTCAACCTCGTCCGCCAGGAAGAGGAGGCGAGCGTGCGCATAAGGGCCGAGGTTTCGGCCGAAGAGCGTCTGCTGGACCTGCTTTTGCCCACCAAGCCGCTGGAATCGGCCGGAGTCGATTATATCGGCCCTGAATCCCAGGCCGCCGATTCGACCCGTGAAAAGCTTCGTCAGCTGTGGCGGGCGGGCAAGCTCGACGACCGCCTGGTGGAGGTTGAGGTCTCCGCCGGAGGTGGCGTGCAGGTCATGGGCGTGCCGGGCATGGAAGGCATGGAAATGCAGATGCAGGACATGTTCTCCAAAGTCTTCCCCAAGAAAAAGAAGACCAAGAAAGTGGCTGTGAAGAACGCTTACGATATCCTCATCCAGTCCGAGTGCGAGCGCCTTATCGACATGGACAAGGTGCACGAAACCGCCCGCGAACGGGTTCAGGAATCGGGCATCGTCTTTCTGGACGAGATCGACAAGATCTGCGGCGGGAACAGTTCGGGCAAGGCCGACGTTTCGCGCGAGGGCGTGCAGCGCGACCTTTTGCCCATCGTCGAGGGCAGCACCGTCAACACCAAGTACGGCATGGTCCGCACCGATCACATTCTCTTCATCGCGGCCGGAGCCTTTCACATGTCCAAGCCCTCGGATCTGGTGCCCGAGTTGCAGGGGCGCTTTCCCCTGCGCGTCGAGCTTGCGGCCCTGACCAAGGATGATTTCTATCGCATCCTGACCGAGCCCCAGAACGCGCTTACCGTGCAGTACAAGGCGCTGCTCGGCACGGAAAAGATCGAGATCGTGTACAGCGACGAGGCGCTTCATGAAATCGCCCGTTTTGCCCAGAAGATAAACGAGGAAACTGAAAACATCGGCGCGCGCAGGCTTTACACAATCATGGAGAAGATTGTCTCCGACCTGTCTTTCGAAGCCCCGGACATGGACGCCGCCACGGTGACCATCGATCGGGATTACGTCACGGCGGCTCTGCGCGATGTGCAGGAGGACCGGGATCTGACGCGCTACATTCTGTAGGCTTCGGTAAAATAGGTCCGCTGAAAAAGGAACGCCTGCTGATTTGCAGGCGTTCCGCCTACCATAGAGTCTTCTTCGCAGAGAGGAGGCTTCATTCCGTTTACCACAGCGTCATCCCCGCGAAGGCGGGGATCCATTCCGTGCTTGATATACCAGCCTGGAACAAGAAGGATCCCCTTCTTCAAGGGGATGACATTGGTTCATGCATTTTGATCAGTTCCTGAGTCGCAATAGCTGGTCCTTGCTCCGTCCAAGCGCTCCGGGTTGGTCCGGGGCAGGGTCGCCGACTGTCTGACTGAGCCTGGCATCGTTTGTTGAATCGTTGCCTGGCGTGCTGATCGATCTTGCCGTCCTGCACGCAGCGATTCAACTCTACGAGGCCCGCGATGGAGTTTCGGCGGTCCCTGGCCCGGACCAACCCGGAGCGCGTCCGCCCAGAGAGCCTGTCTTTGCGGATTCTTCATCTTTGCTGATCAGTGATCCCGCCCCCAAGCCCCATTCATCATTGTGCTTGAATTTTCCCCCCCACCTTGCCAAGGTATTTCCGCACGCCGTCAAACCGGCCCCATTCCCCACCTTTCACGTCCGCGAGGGAGCCATGTCACAAGAAGCATTGAGAGCCGCCTTTCTTCTGGAGGCGCTGCCTTATATCCGCGAGTTTTACGGCCAGACCATCGTCATCAAATACGGCGGTCACGCCATGAAGGACGAGGCCCTGCGCAAGAGCTTCGCCCTGAACATCCAGCTTTTGCGTTACATCGGCGTCAATCCGGTCATCGTGCACGGCGGCGGGCCGCAGATCGGAAACATGCTCAAGCAGCTCGGCATCACCTCCGAGTTCCGCCAGGGCCTGCGCGTCACCGACGACGCGACCATGGACGTGGTCGAGATGGTGCTGGTGGGTAAGGTCAACAAGGAGATCGTCAATCTGATCAACACCCAGGGCGGCCGGGCCGTGGGCCTGTCCGGCAAGGACGGACGGATGATCTGGGCCCAGAAGCTGGAGATGGCCGTGGAGCGCGCCGACGCGCCGCCCGAGATCATCGACCTTGGCAATGTCGGTGAGGTCGTGGCCGTGGACACTTCGGTCATCAGCTCCCTGCAGGCCGCCAATTTCATTCCGGTCATCGCCCCGGTGGGCGTGGACGAGGAAGGGCACACCTACAACATCAACGCCGACTCGGTTGCCAGCGCCGTGGCCGTGGCCGTGGGCGCCAAGAAGCTCATCCTGCTGACCGACGTGCCCGGCGTTCTGGACAAGAAGGGCGAGCTCATCTCCTCCATGACCCTGCATCAGGCGGTGCATGCCCTGGAGCAGGGCGTGGTCACGGGCGGCATGATCCCCAAGATCAAGTGCTGCCTGGAGGCCGTGGACGGCGGCGTGTCCAAGGCCCACATCCTGGACGGCCGGGTGGAGAACGTCATCCTGCTCGAAATGTTCACCCAGGGCGGTATCGGTTCGGAGATCACGAGCAAATAGTCCTGCCTTGCATTGCCACGCAGCCCGGTTCCGCTTTGGTGGTGGCCGGGCTTTTTTGCGTCCTCCCGCGCAAGGTACATGCGCCTGTTTGACCCGCCGCTTCGTGCCCTTGACCGGCGAGCCGGGGAGGACGGTACATGCGTGCATGCATTGCCGTCCGTCTTGCCGGTGAGCGTGCTGGATTATGAGGGGGGGGGATGCGGTGCTGGGCGTGAAAGTGCCGACGCCCTGAAAGAGGGCCGGGTAAGGCCGTGATAGCGGCGCCGGTTGTTCTGGGCGGCGAGGACCGTCTGTTGCCGGAACCCAATCATGCCGCATTTGTGCTTTGGGCGGTGCTTGGCCTGGGGGTGGTCCTGCTTGGGTTCATGGCGTGGCAGCTGGTGCGGACCCTGGATCAAAAAAAAATGACTGCCGGACGTCACCTGATCCGGCAGTCGACAAAAGCAGCGCAGGTCTAGTTCAGGGTCGCCTGCACCAGGCGCACGTTGTTCATGACGTCATCTATCAGCCCGGGACTCAGCAGGATTTCCCGGGCTTCCTGTTTCGAGACGATCTCGCGGAAGCTGGGGTCGAGCTGGTTGAGCCTGCGGACATCGTCGAGCAGGGTGCCGTGCGGCGAGATGAGCTTGGCCACCTGGTTGGCCAGAAAAAGCACGGTCATGCTCTTGGCCTGCTGCCCGTCGCATTCGAGCTGGGAAATCGGGAGCAGGCCGGGGAGATGATGGCTCAGGACCAGGGTGCGCAGCTGCTCCGGAATGCTGCCGCTCCTGGCCATGATCTGGGCGGCCTGGATATGGGTGGCCATGAGGCGCTCGTATTCACGGTCCAGGGTTTGGGGATACACTTCGCCCTCCTCGGGATCCTTGACCAGCAGGATGAGCACGAGCTTGCCGATGTCGTGCATCAGTCCCGCCGTGTACAGGGCGCCGCTGTCCAGGTCCTGCCTGGCCCTGGCCATGTACGAGGCGGCGATGGCGGTGGAGTTCATGTGCTGCCAGATGTTCTTGAACATGCGTTGATGTTCAGGGTGCTTGTACAGCGAATAGGGCATGACCCCGAAGGCGATGAGGTTTTTCAGATTGGTCAGGCCCAGGATGTTCACGGCCGTGTGGATGGATTTGACATCCGTGGCCACGCGAAAAAACGGGGAATTGATGGTTTTCAGCACGCGCGAGGAGAGCAGTGGGTCGCGGGTGACCAGATCGCCAAGTTCCTTCATGCTGACGCCGGGCTTGTCGATGGCGGCCAGGGAGGAATGCAGGGTGCCGACCTTGTCGAAGGCCTTGACCAGATTCGAGATGGCGGTTTGAGCCAGCGCCGAAGGCGGTTCGTAGACGTGGGTCATCTGGTTGCCGGTGGTGGACGGCGTACCTGAGTAGATGTGATCCAGGGCGCGGATCAACACCGATTCCCACTCATTGAATGTATTTTGCTCAGTGACGATCGGGTTTATCTTTACGGGATCATGATCCTCGCCGACGATGGGTTCCAGTTCCGGCTTGCGCGACACATAAAAATACATGAGCGCTGCAAAAGCAAGCAGGGCTGGTACTACGAAAATGTATGACATGATTACCCCGTGAGAAAAGAAAATATGTGGAATTTCCTTAAGCACGAGGGTGCGTGATTGCAATGAATTTTATCATGCATCATATGCATCGTAAAATTGTCTGAAATATAGAATGGATCATTATGCAACGCCATGAAAAAAGCCTCCGATGGCGGAGGCTTTTTTCATGGCGAATGGAGTGGAATCAGAGTCCGGCGTCGTCCACAAGCTCCATGCTTCTGGCCGCGCGTACCTCGTCGAGGCGCTCCACTGGAGTGGTCACGGGAGCGTTTTGAATTGACTGCGCATCGGTATCGACACGTCCGAGTATCTCGATCAGGTCATCGACGAATCCATCAAGGGTTTCCTTGCTTTCCGTTTCCGTAGGCTCGAACATCAGGCATTCCTTGACGATGAGCGGAAAGTAGATGGTCGGGGCGTAGTGTCCCTTGTCGAGCAGGGCCTTGGCCAGATCCAGGGCGCGCACGCCCTTTTCGGACTGCTTCGCGGCCGAGGCCACGAACTCGTGCATGCAGATGCGGTCGTGGGGGATTTCAAGATGATCCTCCAGACGCTTGCGCATGTAGTTGGCGGCCAGGACCGCATTTTCCGAGGCGCGCACGATGCCTTCGCGGCCCAGGCGCAGGATGTAGGCGTAGGCTTTGAGGATGACCCCGAAGTTGCCGTAGAAGGGCGCGATGTACCCGATGGATTTGGGATAGTCGTAGTTCAGGTAGTATTGGCCGTCTTCGAGCTTCACCACGCGCGAAACGGGCAGATAGTCCACCAGACGCTTGCTCACGCCCACGGGGCCGGAGCCGGGTCCGCCGCCGCCGTGGGGGGTGGCGAAGGTCTTGTGCAGGTTCAGGTGCACGACGTCGAAGCCCACGTCGCCGACACGCATCTTGCCCATGATGGCGTTCAGGTTCGCGCCGTCGTAGTAGAGCAGCCCGTCCACGCCGTGGACCAGCTTGACGATGCGTTCCAGGCCGCATTCAAAGAGTCCCAGGGTGTTGGGGCAGGTCATCATCAGTCCCGCGACCTCGTCATCCAGGACCTTTTCCAGCTCGTCGGGGTCGATCATCCCGTTCTTGGATTCGATGGAGACGACATCGTACCCGGCGATGGCCGCCGAGGCGGGGTTGGTGCCGTGGGCCGAGTCGGGCACGATGATCTTGGTCTTCTTGTTGCCCTTGTCGTTGTGATAGGCGGCCATGAGCATGACCCCGGTCAGTTCGCCGTGGGCTCCTGCCATGGGCTGCAGGGTGAAGGCGTCCATGCCGGTGATCTCGGCCAGCAGCTGCTCGGTCTCGTAGAGCACTTCCAGGGCGCCCTGGGTCATGTTTCCGGCTCCCTTGAGCTGCGGAATGAGCGGGTGCACGGAGGTGAACCCGGGCTGGGCGGCCACGACTTCGGTGAATTTCGGGTTGTACTTCATGGTGCACGACCCGAGGGGATAGAAATTGCTGTCCACGCTGTAATTGAGGCGCGAAAGCCTGGTGAAATGACGGATGACGTCTATTTCGGACAGTTCGGGGAGTTTCGGGGCGCAGCCGCGCAGCAGTTCGTCCGGGATGGTGGACGACGGATTCCCCTTGGGGGCGTCGGGCCACACGCCGGTTCTGCCCTTGGCGGAATCGGAGAACATGGTTTTCACAGGGCACCTCCAATCAATTCGGCCAGGATGCCGACGCTCTGCTGTGTGGTTTTTTCGGTACAGGCCACCAGAAGGTGGTTGTCCATGCCCTGATAGTAGCGGCCCAGCGGGAAGCCGGGGACGTATTTGGCGACCAGGAGCTTGTCGATGACCTCGTAGGCGCGCACGGGAAGCTCCACGGTGAATTCGTTGCCGAAGGGCTGGTTGACCACGCGCACTCCGGGCAGCTGCTCCAGACGC is part of the Desulfomicrobium apsheronum genome and encodes:
- the hslV gene encoding ATP-dependent protease subunit HslV, with the protein product MSAPHKEEIMQEMRGTTILAVKDDKGVSVAGDGQVTLGQAIAIKHGARKVRRLYRDRIVCGFAGSTADAFTLFEKFEAKLEEFGGNLVRASVELAKDWRSDKYLRRLEAMLLVADAENILMLSGTGDVIEPDDGVAAIGSGGAYAMSAARALRRHTDLPAEDIVRKSMAIAAEICVYTNDHIIFETVTRNS
- the hslU gene encoding ATP-dependent protease ATPase subunit HslU encodes the protein MNTLTPREIVSELDKYIVGQNQAKRMVAIALRNRWRRRQLDPELAEEIAPKNILMIGPTGVGKTEIARRLARLAGSPFIKVEATKFTEVGYVGRDVESIIRDLMEIGVNLVRQEEEASVRIRAEVSAEERLLDLLLPTKPLESAGVDYIGPESQAADSTREKLRQLWRAGKLDDRLVEVEVSAGGGVQVMGVPGMEGMEMQMQDMFSKVFPKKKKTKKVAVKNAYDILIQSECERLIDMDKVHETARERVQESGIVFLDEIDKICGGNSSGKADVSREGVQRDLLPIVEGSTVNTKYGMVRTDHILFIAAGAFHMSKPSDLVPELQGRFPLRVELAALTKDDFYRILTEPQNALTVQYKALLGTEKIEIVYSDEALHEIARFAQKINEETENIGARRLYTIMEKIVSDLSFEAPDMDAATVTIDRDYVTAALRDVQEDRDLTRYIL
- the argB gene encoding acetylglutamate kinase gives rise to the protein MSQEALRAAFLLEALPYIREFYGQTIVIKYGGHAMKDEALRKSFALNIQLLRYIGVNPVIVHGGGPQIGNMLKQLGITSEFRQGLRVTDDATMDVVEMVLVGKVNKEIVNLINTQGGRAVGLSGKDGRMIWAQKLEMAVERADAPPEIIDLGNVGEVVAVDTSVISSLQAANFIPVIAPVGVDEEGHTYNINADSVASAVAVAVGAKKLILLTDVPGVLDKKGELISSMTLHQAVHALEQGVVTGGMIPKIKCCLEAVDGGVSKAHILDGRVENVILLEMFTQGGIGSEITSK
- a CDS encoding DUF3999 family protein, producing the protein MIAAPVVLGGEDRLLPEPNHAAFVLWAVLGLGVVLLGFMAWQLVRTLDQKKMTAGRHLIRQSTKAAQV
- a CDS encoding HDOD domain-containing protein, coding for MSYIFVVPALLAFAALMYFYVSRKPELEPIVGEDHDPVKINPIVTEQNTFNEWESVLIRALDHIYSGTPSTTGNQMTHVYEPPSALAQTAISNLVKAFDKVGTLHSSLAAIDKPGVSMKELGDLVTRDPLLSSRVLKTINSPFFRVATDVKSIHTAVNILGLTNLKNLIAFGVMPYSLYKHPEHQRMFKNIWQHMNSTAIAASYMARARQDLDSGALYTAGLMHDIGKLVLILLVKDPEEGEVYPQTLDREYERLMATHIQAAQIMARSGSIPEQLRTLVLSHHLPGLLPISQLECDGQQAKSMTVLFLANQVAKLISPHGTLLDDVRRLNQLDPSFREIVSKQEAREILLSPGLIDDVMNNVRLVQATLN
- the gcvPB gene encoding aminomethyl-transferring glycine dehydrogenase subunit GcvPB yields the protein MKTMFSDSAKGRTGVWPDAPKGNPSSTIPDELLRGCAPKLPELSEIDVIRHFTRLSRLNYSVDSNFYPLGSCTMKYNPKFTEVVAAQPGFTSVHPLIPQLKGAGNMTQGALEVLYETEQLLAEITGMDAFTLQPMAGAHGELTGVMLMAAYHNDKGNKKTKIIVPDSAHGTNPASAAIAGYDVVSIESKNGMIDPDELEKVLDDEVAGLMMTCPNTLGLFECGLERIVKLVHGVDGLLYYDGANLNAIMGKMRVGDVGFDVVHLNLHKTFATPHGGGGPGSGPVGVSKRLVDYLPVSRVVKLEDGQYYLNYDYPKSIGYIAPFYGNFGVILKAYAYILRLGREGIVRASENAVLAANYMRKRLEDHLEIPHDRICMHEFVASAAKQSEKGVRALDLAKALLDKGHYAPTIYFPLIVKECLMFEPTETESKETLDGFVDDLIEILGRVDTDAQSIQNAPVTTPVERLDEVRAARSMELVDDAGL